A window of Pseudomonas putida genomic DNA:
GGCACGCTTCGCGCCACTGGCCAAGACCCTGACCGAGAACGAGGAGACCATCGTCGCCGAGCTCAACGCCGTCCAGGGCAAGCCGGCCGACATCGGTGGCTACTACGCCCCGGATGCCGAGCTGACCGCCAAGGTGATGCGCCCAAGCCAGACCCTGAACAGCGCCATTGCCGCCCTGTAAGGCTCGCTTGAAGTAACAGCACAAACCCCGGCCACGCACCGGGGTTTGTGCTTTCTGGATAAACGATTTCTGGCCGCCAGCGCGGACCCTGTGGGAGCGGGTTTACCCGCGAATGCGATGGCGAATCCACTGACGCATTCGCGGGTAAACCCGCTCCCACAAGGGCTGTGCAGGCCTCTAAGGAGCTGTTCATGACCTGGCAACCCCACATCACCGTCGCCACCATCGTCGAACACGAAGGCAAGTTCCTCTTCGTCGAAGAGTTCAAAGCCAACCAGCACGTCTTCAACCAACCCGCCGGCCACCTCGAACCCAACGAGACCCTGCCCCAGGCCGCCCTGCGCGAAACCCTCGAAGAAACCGCCTGGGAAGTCGAGCTTACCGGCGTGGTCGGCATCTACCTGTACACTGCCCCAAGCAACGGCGTGACCTATCAGCGCATCTGCTTCGCCGCCCGCCCCGTGCGCCATCACGCCGACCTGGCACTGGACCGCGACATAGTCCGCGCCGTGTGGCTGACCCGCGACGAACTGCTGGCCGACCCAGCCCGCTGGCGCAGCGAACTGGTGCCACGCTGCCTCGACGACTACCTCAGAGGCCCCTTGCACAGCCTCGACCTGCTGCGCGACTGACGCGCCGTCGCAGGTTTGATAGAATCGACGTTTTTCCCCCCTTGATACACACCGGTAACCATGACCAGCCCAGCACTCAAAGACCCCGCCAAGACCCGCGTCATCGTCGGCATGTCCGGCGGCGTGGACTCTTCCGTCTCCGCCCTTCTGCTCATGGAGCAGGGCTACCAGGTGGAAGGGCTGTTCATGAAGAACTGGGAAGAAGACGACGGCACCGAATACTGCACCGCCCGTGAAGACCTGGCCGACGCCCAGGCCGTGTGCGACCGCATCGGCATCAAGCTGCACACCGCCAACTTCGCCGCCGAATACTGGGACAACGTGTTCGAGCACTTCCTCGAGGAATACAAGGCCGGCCGCACCCCCAACCCGGACATCCTCTGCAACCGCGAAATCAAGTTCAAGGCGTTCCTCGACTACGCCCTGTCGCTGGGTGCCGACCTGATCGCCACCGGCCACTACGTGCGCCGCCGCGACACCGGCGAACTCACCGAACTGCTCAAGGGCCTGGACCCGAACAAGGACCAGAGCTACTTCCTGCATGCCGTCGGCGGCAAGG
This region includes:
- a CDS encoding NUDIX hydrolase — translated: MTWQPHITVATIVEHEGKFLFVEEFKANQHVFNQPAGHLEPNETLPQAALRETLEETAWEVELTGVVGIYLYTAPSNGVTYQRICFAARPVRHHADLALDRDIVRAVWLTRDELLADPARWRSELVPRCLDDYLRGPLHSLDLLRD